From a region of the Mytilus galloprovincialis chromosome 3, xbMytGall1.hap1.1, whole genome shotgun sequence genome:
- the LOC143068203 gene encoding uncharacterized protein LOC143068203: protein MLKFTVILACLAVSYANLGLNSGKNGGSIGGSIGGKSVKGLDNGWDQNGLDHGNGLLHNGIDNGNGWGQNGHDNGNGWSQNIHDNGHNGHENGNEWGEIGHEIGNVWGHNGLDNGNGLGHNGQENGNGWGNNGLDNGNSWGQNGQDGNEWVHNGQNNGNDWGINNGNEWGQNGQEWGNNGQEWGNNGQEWGNNGQEWGNNGQEWGNNGNEWGHNGIDNGNDWGLNNGIGNELDIVGGNSFGSVSGKNFGGFGKKGSFAPDFVKGLNGKGKIIGGFGKGPGSFGPVSNKGFGGFGKKSGSFGPILNRGIGGFGKKSGLVFNKRFGGYVQKSGPFGPVFNRGFGGYGKRFNTFRPAFGKRFGGYGKKSGGFRGNFGSFGPRFGGYGKKYGGFGKSFGGFGKNFGGYGKSYGGYGKKFGGVKIVKSFGGYRRY, encoded by the exons atGCTGAAGTTCACAGTTATCTTGGCTTGCTTGGCCGTTTCTTATGCCAATTTGGGATTAAACAGTGGAAAGAATGGTGGATCTATCGGTGGTTCAATTGGCGGTAAAAGTGTAAAAGGACTTGATAACGGATGGGACCAGAACGGACTTGACCATGGCAACGGATTGTTACACAACGGTATTGACAATGGCAATGGATGGGGCCAAAACGGACACGATAATGGAAATGGATGGTCTCAGAACATTCATGACAATGGACACAACGGACatgaaaatggaaatgaatggGGAGAAATCGGACATGAAATCGGAAACGTATGGGGACACAATGGTCTCGACAACGGCAACGGATTGGGTCACAACGGACAAGAAAATGGCAACGGATGGGGAAACAATGGTCTCGACAACGGCAACAGCTGGGGACAAAATGGTCAAGATGGAAACGAATGGGTCCATAATGGTCAGAACAACGGAAACGATTGGGGAATAAACAACGGTAACGAATGGGGACAGAACGGTCAAGAATGGGGAAACAACGGCCAAGAATGGGGAAACAACGGTCAAGAATGGGGAAACAATGGTCAAGAATGGGGAAACAACGGTCAAGAATGGGGTAACAACGGTAATGAATGGGGACATAACGGCATTGACAATGGTAACGACTGGGGACTTAACAATGGCATCGGCAATGAATTGGACATTGTTGGAGGAAACAGCTTCGGTAGTGTAAGCGGAAAGAACTTCGGTGGATTCGGAAAGAAAGGTTCCTTCGCACCAGACTTTGTTAAAGGATTAAATGGAAAAGGAAAGATCATTGGTGGATTCGGAAAGGGACCAGGATCATTTGGACCAGTCTCAAACAAAGGATTTGGTGGATTCGGAAAGAAATCAGGATCATTTGGACCAATCTTGAATAGAGGTATTGGTGGATTCGGAAAGAAGTCAGGATTAGTCTTTAATAAAAGATTTGGAGGATACGTACAGAAATCAGGACCATTTGGACCAGTCTTTAATAGAGGATTTGGAGGATACGGAAAGAGGTTCAATACATTTAGACCAGCCTTCGGTAAAAGATTTGGTGGATACGGAAAGAAATCTGGAGGATTTAGAGGAAACTTTGGTAGTTTCGGACCAAGATTCGGAggatatggaaaaaaatatggaGGGTTCGGAAAGAGCTTCGGAGGATTTGGAAAGAACTTCGGAGGGTACGGAAAGAGCTATGGCGGATATGGTAAAAAATTCGGAGGAGTTAAAATTGTCAAGTCCTTTG GTGGATACAGACGATACTAA